A portion of the Caenorhabditis elegans chromosome III genome contains these proteins:
- the gos-28 gene encoding Golgi SNAP receptor complex member 1 (Confirmed by transcript evidence): MSETWEALRKKARSTENSIDVKLVSLNKLTASSHGGFDIDEKTVSSRQTSFKTVTTEIEGLIEQLTNINDDMNDVAGAQSSASWANNPAIQHTLRRHREILRDYGSEYRRARDNVDQVLQRELLLSSSNENRNNPILNNRARGYDMYLKENDHINACDRLLDEQLEMAMSTKENMARQGINLRGISTRLHHISKKYPAINNLMQKIKTKKQKNTLILAAVISSCLIFTIFWIIN, translated from the exons ATGTCAGAAACTTGGGAAGCGTTGCGGAAGAAAGCCCGAAGCACAGAAAATTCCATCGATGTCAAGCTCGTCTCCCTGAATAAATTAACGGCTAGCTCTCATG gcgGTTTTGACATCGACGAGAAAACAGTTTCCTCAAGACAAACGAGCTTCAAAACAGTGACAACAGAAATCGAAGGATTGATAGAGCAATTGACAAATATCAATGATGAT ATGAATGACGTAGCTGGTGCTCAATCCTCGGCATCTTGGGCTAATAATCCAGCCATTCAACACACACTTCGACGACATCGAGAAATTCTTCGAGATTACGGTAGTGAGTATCGACGTGCAAGAGATAATGTTGATCAGGTATTACAGAG AGAACTCTTGTTGAGCagttcaaatgaaaatcgtAATAATCCTATACTGAACAACAGGGCTCGTGGATATGATATGTATTTGAAG gagAATGACCATATAAACGCTTGTGATCGATTGTTAGATGAACAGTTAGAAATGGCAATGTCAACGAAAGAGAATATGGCCAGACAGGGAATTAATCTACGTGGAATATCAACTCGGCTTCATCATATTTCAA aaaaatatccTGCAATTAacaatttgatgcaaaaaatcaaaacgaaAAAGCAGAAGAACACACTGATCCTTGCTGCCGTCATCTCATCGTGCcttatttttacaattttctggaTTATCAATTAA
- the F08F8.9 gene encoding uncharacterized protein (Partially confirmed by transcript evidence), giving the protein MSSEWDNKIIPVIGVPLEARKLPSARIPKKPKETDGNSTETVVNSTEKPEERKEKPPKPPKQKQKQKQNLNNKFLKNLITDTGKPASMNGLFVAEEEAKLTLLEKKAMKIHIEENTLSDPQFPTYTTKHQGRIKFKCRLLWLLNKETFMKRANKPHLANIVVKQAHMEAVPPKQNVNQKKQMKNQEKNKNAKPLMDIKFDEKARSFKQRTGEDYNGGFDISSNYQGSEGSGGYQHIGNTWPNTESQWNYDPSTNGYSTFLASTPDTSTTYQPYQPSEYANFSRQLESSSSSVPVYGGATDPTQTSTSSVISFGVAVHEPISESSASAYDDPTRNHWNPQSATSDYSTVPTSGTSNVFPSYQTSEYSSFPNQTPSSSSSYQQSSQYTPMVPDLINQAINGYTTPQYNQPNQQVNQDFNTNQFSASLASLHSQPLEASEDELLRQKRLMEIEQELHMINAKKMHMQMEAEIRHREMELAKRQQLMELRERELRDRECFENGRTHAGHTGQHNYDNREYSSHHESKNPSVGGNYSSTSRSISINEDPAASHYYGQRVERKKRLGGELARRQGRVYEEVSSPGPLKRSADQSRAGSIQPGPSRKQRRRNNKNVQVTVNMEDISDDEEV; this is encoded by the exons ATGTCATCGGAATGGGATAATAAG aTAATCCCAGTTATCGGAGTTCCACTTGAAGCACGCAAACTCCCATCTGCGCGAATTCCCAAGAAACCCAAGGAGACCGATGGAAATTCAACTGAAACTGTGGTCAACTCTACTGAGAAGCCTGAAGAAAGGAAGGAAAAACCTCCGAAACCACCAAAGcaaaaacagaaacaaaaacaaaatctaaacaacaagtttttgaaaaattt aATCACCGATACTGGTAAACCGGCAAGTATGAACGGGCTTTTTGTGGCAGAAGAGGAGGCTAAACTCACTTTACTGGAGAAAAAGGCAATGAAGATCCATATTGAAGAGAATAcattg AGTGATCCCCAGTTTCCGACTTATACAACGAAGCATCAAGGCAGAATAAAGTTCAAATGCAGATTGCTATGGCTTCTCAACAAGGAAACATTTATGAAAAGAGCTAATAAACCTCATCTCGCCAATATTGTGGTAAAACAAGCACACATGGAAGCTGTTCCGCCGAAACAGAATGTTAATCAAAAGAAACAGatgaaaaatcaggaaaaaaacaaaaacgccAAACCACTGATGGATatcaaatttgatgaaaaagcCAGATCATTCAAGCAAAGAACGGGAGAAGATTACAATGGTGGTTTTGATATTTCGTCGAACTATCAAGGTTCGGAAGGATCCGGAGGATATCAACATATCGGAAATACTTG GCCTAACACCGAGAGTCAATGGAATTACGATCCTTCAACAAATGGATATTCGACTTTCCTTGCATCAACTCCAGACACTTCTACGACTTATCAGCCATATCAACCATCAGAATATGCCAATTTTTCTCGTCAATTGGAATCTTCGTCGAGTTCTGTTCCTGTATATGGTGGAGCTACGGATCCAACACAAACATCAACATCTTCTGTCATTTCGTTTGGTGTTGCAGTGCACGAACCAATATCTGAATCCTCGGCATCTGCTTATGATGATCCAACAAGAAACCATTGGAACCCACAATCTGCCACGAGTGACTATTCAACCGTTCCAACTTCTGGAACTTCCAATGTTTTCCCATCGTACCAGACATCAGAATATTCTTCTTTTCCAAATCAAActccatcttcttcttcttcatatCAACAGTCTTCACAATATACTCCGATGGTTCCAGATTTGATAAATCAAGCAATTAATGGTTACACAACTCCACAATATAATCAACCGAATCAGCAAGTAAATCAAGATTTCAACACGAATCAATTTTCCGCTTCTCTTGCTTCTCTCCATTCACAACCTTTGGAAGCTTCCGAAGATGAacttttgagacaaaaaagaCTTATGGAAATTGAGCAAGAGCTTCATATGATCAACGCGAAGAAAATGCATATGCAAATGGAAGCTGAAATTCGGCATCGAGAAATGGAATTGGCAAAGAGGCAGCAATTGATGGAGCTGAGGGAAAGAGAGCTCAGAGATAGAGAATGTTTCGAGAATGGTAGAACTCATGCGGGTCATACAGG CCAGCACAACTATGATAATCGAGAATACAGTTCCCATCACGAATCTAAAAATCCATCTGTTGGCGGCAACTATTCTTCGACTTCGCGGTCGATAAGCATCAACGAGGATCCCGCTGCTTCTCACTATTATGGACAACGAGTCGAAAGAAAGAAGAGACTGGGAGGAGAATTAGCGAGACGACAGGGAAGAGTCTACGAAGAAG tttcaagcCCAGGCCCATTGAAGCGATCGGCTGATCAAAGTAGAGCAGGAAGTATTCAACCAG gTCCCAGCAGGAAACAACGTCGTCGTAACAACAAAAACGTTCAAGTAACGGTCAATATGGAAGATATCAGTGATGACGAAGAAGTTTGA
- the F08F8.9 gene encoding uncharacterized protein (Confirmed by transcript evidence) — protein MSSEWDNKIIPVIGVPLEARKLPSARIPKKPKETDGNSTETVVNSTEKPEERKEKPPKPPKQKQKQKQNLNNKFLKNLITDTGKPASMNGLFVAEEEAKLTLLEKKAMKIHIEENTLSDPQFPTYTTKHQGRIKFKCRLLWLLNKETFMKRANKPHLANIVVKQAHMEAVPPKQNVNQKKQMKNQEKNKNAKPLMDIKFDEKARSFKQRTGEDYNGGFDISSNYQGSEGSGGYQHIGNTWPNTESQWNYDPSTNGYSTFLASTPDTSTTYQPYQPSEYANFSRQLESSSSSVPVYGGATDPTQTSTSSVISFGVAVHEPISESSASAYDDPTRNHWNPQSATSDYSTVPTSGTSNVFPSYQTSEYSSFPNQTPSSSSSYQQSSQYTPMVPDLINQAINGYTTPQYNQPNQQVNQDFNTNQFSASLASLHSQPLEASEDELLRQKRLMEIEQELHMINAKKMHMQMEAEIRHREMELAKRQQLMELRERELRDRECFENGRTHAGHTGQHNYDNREYSSHHESKNPSVGGNYSSTSRSISINEDPAASHYYGQRVERKKRLGGELARRQGRVYEEVSSPGPLKRSADQSRAGSIQPAEGPSRKQRRRNNKNVQVTVNMEDISDDEEV, from the exons ATGTCATCGGAATGGGATAATAAG aTAATCCCAGTTATCGGAGTTCCACTTGAAGCACGCAAACTCCCATCTGCGCGAATTCCCAAGAAACCCAAGGAGACCGATGGAAATTCAACTGAAACTGTGGTCAACTCTACTGAGAAGCCTGAAGAAAGGAAGGAAAAACCTCCGAAACCACCAAAGcaaaaacagaaacaaaaacaaaatctaaacaacaagtttttgaaaaattt aATCACCGATACTGGTAAACCGGCAAGTATGAACGGGCTTTTTGTGGCAGAAGAGGAGGCTAAACTCACTTTACTGGAGAAAAAGGCAATGAAGATCCATATTGAAGAGAATAcattg AGTGATCCCCAGTTTCCGACTTATACAACGAAGCATCAAGGCAGAATAAAGTTCAAATGCAGATTGCTATGGCTTCTCAACAAGGAAACATTTATGAAAAGAGCTAATAAACCTCATCTCGCCAATATTGTGGTAAAACAAGCACACATGGAAGCTGTTCCGCCGAAACAGAATGTTAATCAAAAGAAACAGatgaaaaatcaggaaaaaaacaaaaacgccAAACCACTGATGGATatcaaatttgatgaaaaagcCAGATCATTCAAGCAAAGAACGGGAGAAGATTACAATGGTGGTTTTGATATTTCGTCGAACTATCAAGGTTCGGAAGGATCCGGAGGATATCAACATATCGGAAATACTTG GCCTAACACCGAGAGTCAATGGAATTACGATCCTTCAACAAATGGATATTCGACTTTCCTTGCATCAACTCCAGACACTTCTACGACTTATCAGCCATATCAACCATCAGAATATGCCAATTTTTCTCGTCAATTGGAATCTTCGTCGAGTTCTGTTCCTGTATATGGTGGAGCTACGGATCCAACACAAACATCAACATCTTCTGTCATTTCGTTTGGTGTTGCAGTGCACGAACCAATATCTGAATCCTCGGCATCTGCTTATGATGATCCAACAAGAAACCATTGGAACCCACAATCTGCCACGAGTGACTATTCAACCGTTCCAACTTCTGGAACTTCCAATGTTTTCCCATCGTACCAGACATCAGAATATTCTTCTTTTCCAAATCAAActccatcttcttcttcttcatatCAACAGTCTTCACAATATACTCCGATGGTTCCAGATTTGATAAATCAAGCAATTAATGGTTACACAACTCCACAATATAATCAACCGAATCAGCAAGTAAATCAAGATTTCAACACGAATCAATTTTCCGCTTCTCTTGCTTCTCTCCATTCACAACCTTTGGAAGCTTCCGAAGATGAacttttgagacaaaaaagaCTTATGGAAATTGAGCAAGAGCTTCATATGATCAACGCGAAGAAAATGCATATGCAAATGGAAGCTGAAATTCGGCATCGAGAAATGGAATTGGCAAAGAGGCAGCAATTGATGGAGCTGAGGGAAAGAGAGCTCAGAGATAGAGAATGTTTCGAGAATGGTAGAACTCATGCGGGTCATACAGG CCAGCACAACTATGATAATCGAGAATACAGTTCCCATCACGAATCTAAAAATCCATCTGTTGGCGGCAACTATTCTTCGACTTCGCGGTCGATAAGCATCAACGAGGATCCCGCTGCTTCTCACTATTATGGACAACGAGTCGAAAGAAAGAAGAGACTGGGAGGAGAATTAGCGAGACGACAGGGAAGAGTCTACGAAGAAG tttcaagcCCAGGCCCATTGAAGCGATCGGCTGATCAAAGTAGAGCAGGAAGTATTCAACCAG ctgaaggTCCCAGCAGGAAACAACGTCGTCGTAACAACAAAAACGTTCAAGTAACGGTCAATATGGAAGATATCAGTGATGACGAAGAAGTTTGA
- the F08F8.9 gene encoding uncharacterized protein (Partially confirmed by transcript evidence) — protein sequence MSSEWDNKIIPVIGVPLEARKLPSARIPKKPKETDGNSTETVVNSTEKPEERKEKPPKPPKQKQKQKQNLNNKFLKNLITDTGKPASMNGLFVAEEEAKLTLLEKKAMKIHIEENTLSDPQFPTYTTKHQGRIKFKCRLLWLLNKETFMKRANKPHLANIVVKQAHMEAVPPKQNVNQKKQMKNQEKNKNAKPLMDIKFDEKARSFKQRTGEDYNGGFDISSNYQGSEGSGGYQHIGNTWPNTESQWNYDPSTNGYSTFLASTPDTSTTYQPYQPSEYANFSRQLESSSSSVPVYGGATDPTQTSTSSVISFGVAVHEPISESSASAYDDPTRNHWNPQSATSDYSTVPTSGTSNVFPSYQTSEYSSFPNQTPSSSSSYQQSSQYTPMVPDLINQAINGYTTPQYNQPNQQVNQDFNTNQFSASLASLHSQPLEASEDELLRQKRLMEIEQELHMINAKKMHMQMEAEIRHREMELAKRQQLMELRERELRDRECFENGRTHAGHTGFKPRPIEAIG from the exons ATGTCATCGGAATGGGATAATAAG aTAATCCCAGTTATCGGAGTTCCACTTGAAGCACGCAAACTCCCATCTGCGCGAATTCCCAAGAAACCCAAGGAGACCGATGGAAATTCAACTGAAACTGTGGTCAACTCTACTGAGAAGCCTGAAGAAAGGAAGGAAAAACCTCCGAAACCACCAAAGcaaaaacagaaacaaaaacaaaatctaaacaacaagtttttgaaaaattt aATCACCGATACTGGTAAACCGGCAAGTATGAACGGGCTTTTTGTGGCAGAAGAGGAGGCTAAACTCACTTTACTGGAGAAAAAGGCAATGAAGATCCATATTGAAGAGAATAcattg AGTGATCCCCAGTTTCCGACTTATACAACGAAGCATCAAGGCAGAATAAAGTTCAAATGCAGATTGCTATGGCTTCTCAACAAGGAAACATTTATGAAAAGAGCTAATAAACCTCATCTCGCCAATATTGTGGTAAAACAAGCACACATGGAAGCTGTTCCGCCGAAACAGAATGTTAATCAAAAGAAACAGatgaaaaatcaggaaaaaaacaaaaacgccAAACCACTGATGGATatcaaatttgatgaaaaagcCAGATCATTCAAGCAAAGAACGGGAGAAGATTACAATGGTGGTTTTGATATTTCGTCGAACTATCAAGGTTCGGAAGGATCCGGAGGATATCAACATATCGGAAATACTTG GCCTAACACCGAGAGTCAATGGAATTACGATCCTTCAACAAATGGATATTCGACTTTCCTTGCATCAACTCCAGACACTTCTACGACTTATCAGCCATATCAACCATCAGAATATGCCAATTTTTCTCGTCAATTGGAATCTTCGTCGAGTTCTGTTCCTGTATATGGTGGAGCTACGGATCCAACACAAACATCAACATCTTCTGTCATTTCGTTTGGTGTTGCAGTGCACGAACCAATATCTGAATCCTCGGCATCTGCTTATGATGATCCAACAAGAAACCATTGGAACCCACAATCTGCCACGAGTGACTATTCAACCGTTCCAACTTCTGGAACTTCCAATGTTTTCCCATCGTACCAGACATCAGAATATTCTTCTTTTCCAAATCAAActccatcttcttcttcttcatatCAACAGTCTTCACAATATACTCCGATGGTTCCAGATTTGATAAATCAAGCAATTAATGGTTACACAACTCCACAATATAATCAACCGAATCAGCAAGTAAATCAAGATTTCAACACGAATCAATTTTCCGCTTCTCTTGCTTCTCTCCATTCACAACCTTTGGAAGCTTCCGAAGATGAacttttgagacaaaaaagaCTTATGGAAATTGAGCAAGAGCTTCATATGATCAACGCGAAGAAAATGCATATGCAAATGGAAGCTGAAATTCGGCATCGAGAAATGGAATTGGCAAAGAGGCAGCAATTGATGGAGCTGAGGGAAAGAGAGCTCAGAGATAGAGAATGTTTCGAGAATGGTAGAACTCATGCGGGTCATACAGG tttcaagcCCAGGCCCATTGAAGCGATCGGCTGA
- the F08F8.10 gene encoding Nuclear transcription factor Y subunit (Confirmed by transcript evidence): MLPATEGPSASYQTIQDANPTKFINKGIQPRIPKKIMNPKSPFYNLILETGMERQLDGKYVLEEEAKLTPIEEKAKNNYVRRMTVHNPRFLKLTEKIQKNRTFRLRKVWLLNKETMMRNVNQVKLAQQLSREAKKESKQRCYAQHLQKVKRKKGATTEESTDIDQGGEEQYYDEDEEIEFNLTGEQHKYQYLGYDRMNDNKARKKAAKLISYPGYTGSTLNTSNVYQTYPENDYSFFPAPAPSSLSSFNPFGQTSPSSALTTAFGIPPPTTYSSHQQSSTYSPIVQSISSQPTAGFTNPYSQLASNFSTSSFDSSAPVSPVPTQVALEVSEQELSRQKRLMEIEEELKAINGRKLQIQMEAEIKQAEAELAQKQQMMEIRERELRDREYFEIGRRSQLEQNSYASQYCGRSDYSNHHSSYHDSHHPQDDFYYQDGRPMKANKNPNSFGSRRRGRHHSGQNFDVDEHEYYDDDHGAREGSSSWNRPVDSHHYQGKIKPAFPKKSRGGNKKYPKNQYQHGGMEYD; the protein is encoded by the exons ATGCTTCCAGCTACCGAAGGACCATCAGCATCGTATCAAACAATTCAAGATGCGAATCCAaccaaatttataaataagGGGATACAACCGCGAATTCCAAAGAAAATTATGAATCCAAAGAGTCCATTTTACAATTT AATTCTCGAGACTGGAATGGAAAGACAGTTGGATGGAAAATATGTGTTAGAGGAAGAAGCAAAATTGACACCGATTGAGGAAAAGGCGAAGAATAATTACGTGAGAAGGATGACAGTG CACAACCCCCGTTTCCTTAAGCTtaccgaaaaaattcaaaaaaatagaacttTCCGACTTCGAAAAGTTTGGCTCCTTAATAAAGAAACAATGATGCGTAACGTTAACCAAGTAAAACTCGCTCAACAATTATCGAGGGAAGCTAAAAAAGAATCAAAACAAAGGTGTTACGCACAACATCTTCAGAAAGTTAAGCGAAAAAAGGGAGCTACTACTGAAGAATCAACTGATATTGACCAAGGAGGTGAAGAACAGTAttatgatgaagatgaagaaattgaatttaatcTTACTGGTGAACAACACAAATATCAGTATCTTGGGTACGACag gaTGAACGACAACAAGGCGCGGAAAAAAGCAGCCAAGCTCATTTCGTATCCTGGGTACACCGGATCAACGTTAAATACGTCTAATGTATATCAAACATACCCAGAGAACGACTATTCGTTCTTTCCTGCTCCAGCGCCTTCCTCTTTGTCATCCTTCAATCCATTTGGACAAACTAGCCCATCTTCAGCTCTAACTACTGCATTTGGAATTCCACCGCCAACTACATATTCATCTCATCAACAGAGTTCTACTTATTCTCCAATTGTTCAAAGCATTTCAAGTCAACCAACCGCTGGATTTACAAATCCTTACAGTCAGCTAGCCTCGAACTTCAGTACAAGTTCATTCGATTCTTCGGCTCCAGTTTCTCCAGTTCCGACACAAGTTGCACTGGAAGTTTCTGAGCAAGAACTTTCTAGACAAAAAAGACTTATGGAGATTGAAGAAGAGCTAAAGGCGATCAATggaagaaaattgcaaattcaaATGGAAGCTGAAATCAAACAAGCAGAAGCTGAACTGGCTCAGAAACAACAAATGATGGAAATTCGTGAAAGAGAGCTCAGGGATAGAGAGTATTTCGAGATTGGGCGTAGATCACAATTAGAACAGAATag ctatGCTTCTCAATACTGTGGCCGTTCAGACTACAGTAATCATCACTCCTCCTATCACGATTCTCATCATCCACAGGATGACTTTTATTATCAAGATGGCCGTCCGATGAAAGCTAATAAAAATCCGAACTCGTTCGGTTCTCGGCGCCGTGGAAGACATCACTCAGGGCAAAATTTCGATGTAGATGAACATGAGTATTATGACGATGATCATGGAGCACGCGAAG GTTCATCCTCTTGGAATCGGCCGGTTGACTCCCATCATTATCAAGGAAAAATTAAGCCCG cattcCCAAAAAAGAGTCGCGGTGGGAATAAGAAGTatcctaaaaatcaatatcaaCACGGAGGAATGGAATATGACTAG
- the F08F8.10 gene encoding Nuclear transcription factor Y subunit (Confirmed by transcript evidence): MLPATEGPSASYQTIQDANPTKFINKGIQPRIPKKIMNPKSPFYNLILETGMERQLDGKYVLEEEAKLTPIEEKAKNNYVRRMTVHNPRFLKLTEKIQKNRTFRLRKVWLLNKETMMRNVNQVKLAQQLSREAKKESKQRCYAQHLQKVKRKKGATTEESTDIDQGGEEQYYDEDEEIEFNLTGEQHKYQYLGMNDNKARKKAAKLISYPGYTGSTLNTSNVYQTYPENDYSFFPAPAPSSLSSFNPFGQTSPSSALTTAFGIPPPTTYSSHQQSSTYSPIVQSISSQPTAGFTNPYSQLASNFSTSSFDSSAPVSPVPTQVALEVSEQELSRQKRLMEIEEELKAINGRKLQIQMEAEIKQAEAELAQKQQMMEIRERELRDREYFEIGRRSQLEQNSYASQYCGRSDYSNHHSSYHDSHHPQDDFYYQDGRPMKANKNPNSFGSRRRGRHHSGQNFDVDEHEYYDDDHGAREGSSSWNRPVDSHHYQGKIKPAFPKKSRGGNKKYPKNQYQHGGMEYD, translated from the exons ATGCTTCCAGCTACCGAAGGACCATCAGCATCGTATCAAACAATTCAAGATGCGAATCCAaccaaatttataaataagGGGATACAACCGCGAATTCCAAAGAAAATTATGAATCCAAAGAGTCCATTTTACAATTT AATTCTCGAGACTGGAATGGAAAGACAGTTGGATGGAAAATATGTGTTAGAGGAAGAAGCAAAATTGACACCGATTGAGGAAAAGGCGAAGAATAATTACGTGAGAAGGATGACAGTG CACAACCCCCGTTTCCTTAAGCTtaccgaaaaaattcaaaaaaatagaacttTCCGACTTCGAAAAGTTTGGCTCCTTAATAAAGAAACAATGATGCGTAACGTTAACCAAGTAAAACTCGCTCAACAATTATCGAGGGAAGCTAAAAAAGAATCAAAACAAAGGTGTTACGCACAACATCTTCAGAAAGTTAAGCGAAAAAAGGGAGCTACTACTGAAGAATCAACTGATATTGACCAAGGAGGTGAAGAACAGTAttatgatgaagatgaagaaattgaatttaatcTTACTGGTGAACAACACAAATATCAGTATCTTGG gaTGAACGACAACAAGGCGCGGAAAAAAGCAGCCAAGCTCATTTCGTATCCTGGGTACACCGGATCAACGTTAAATACGTCTAATGTATATCAAACATACCCAGAGAACGACTATTCGTTCTTTCCTGCTCCAGCGCCTTCCTCTTTGTCATCCTTCAATCCATTTGGACAAACTAGCCCATCTTCAGCTCTAACTACTGCATTTGGAATTCCACCGCCAACTACATATTCATCTCATCAACAGAGTTCTACTTATTCTCCAATTGTTCAAAGCATTTCAAGTCAACCAACCGCTGGATTTACAAATCCTTACAGTCAGCTAGCCTCGAACTTCAGTACAAGTTCATTCGATTCTTCGGCTCCAGTTTCTCCAGTTCCGACACAAGTTGCACTGGAAGTTTCTGAGCAAGAACTTTCTAGACAAAAAAGACTTATGGAGATTGAAGAAGAGCTAAAGGCGATCAATggaagaaaattgcaaattcaaATGGAAGCTGAAATCAAACAAGCAGAAGCTGAACTGGCTCAGAAACAACAAATGATGGAAATTCGTGAAAGAGAGCTCAGGGATAGAGAGTATTTCGAGATTGGGCGTAGATCACAATTAGAACAGAATag ctatGCTTCTCAATACTGTGGCCGTTCAGACTACAGTAATCATCACTCCTCCTATCACGATTCTCATCATCCACAGGATGACTTTTATTATCAAGATGGCCGTCCGATGAAAGCTAATAAAAATCCGAACTCGTTCGGTTCTCGGCGCCGTGGAAGACATCACTCAGGGCAAAATTTCGATGTAGATGAACATGAGTATTATGACGATGATCATGGAGCACGCGAAG GTTCATCCTCTTGGAATCGGCCGGTTGACTCCCATCATTATCAAGGAAAAATTAAGCCCG cattcCCAAAAAAGAGTCGCGGTGGGAATAAGAAGTatcctaaaaatcaatatcaaCACGGAGGAATGGAATATGACTAG
- the eco-1 gene encoding N-acetyltransferase ESCO2 (Confirmed by transcript evidence), with protein MKDPGLPKNSLKKSKLDDYFKKVERNTEENLQEQSTSADVQKSLRCPKRKVLDDDATDDNIIAKKEKRAVRKRSSGHSMKKLAKSQMVLDCGQSVIGSTKCKDCRMMYSVDSAEDVAEHEKFHNAWRFRFEISRTFVPNFLNFHNRDHGNFKVYYLATFADGPFKKLFNEHMKKINEELGYCDEKNDLWSPEKRIFLVLSVREERMLIGGILVIEKISRAWTNVGKMEVTDNNDINDWIVGVDRIWVDSHCRMKGVANSLLDAATTQDRQMEFRSRRLRIAFCDPTDDGIKLARRFIETRYQKEDQYNGEILIY; from the exons ATGAAAGACCCAGGACTGCCTAAAAATTCACTAAAGAAGTCGAAACTAGACGATTATTTCAAGAAAGTCGAAAGAAACACAGAAGAGAACCTTCAAG AGCAAAGCACAAGTGCGGACGTGCAAAAAAGTCTGCGGTGTCCCAAGAGAAAAGTGTTGGATGATGATGCAACAGATGACAATATTATTGCCa aaaaagaaaaacgggcGGTTCGAAAGCGCAGCAGTGGccattcaatgaaaaaactgGCAAAGTCGCAGATGGTGCTAGACTGTGGTCAATCAGTGATCGGAAGTACAAAATGCAAAGAT TGTCGAATGATGTATTCCGTGGATTCAGCTGAAGACGTTGCAGAACACGAAAAGTTTCATAATGCCTGGAGGTTCCGATTCGAGATTTCCAGGACTTTCGTTCCAAATTTCTT aaacTTCCACAATCGTGATcatggaaattttaaagtctACTATCTCGCCACTTTCGCAGATGGaccattcaaaaaacttttcaatgaaCATATGAAGAAAATAAACGAAGAACTTGGTTATTGTGATGAAAAGAATGATTTATGGTCTCCGGAGAAAAGAATATTCTTGGTACTTAGTGTAAGAGAAGAGAGAATGCTTATTGGAGGAATTTTagttatcgaaaaaatttccagggcGTGGACAAATGTTGGGAAAATG GAAGTTACGGACAACAATGATATAAATGATTGGATAGTGGGCGTCGATCGTATATGGGTAGATTCACATTGTCGAATGAAAGGTGTTGCTAACTCTCTTCTGGATGCTGCAACAACTCAAGATCGTCAAATGGAATTCCGATCGAGACGTCTTAGAATTGCGTTTTGTGATCCAACGGATGACGGAATCAAATTGGCTAGACGATTTATTGA aacaagatatcaaaaagagGATCAATATAATGGGGAGATTCTCATTTATTAA